In one Lysobacter alkalisoli genomic region, the following are encoded:
- the gcvT gene encoding glycine cleavage system aminomethyltransferase GcvT: MIQKTILNDTHRALGAKMVDFGGWDMPIHYGSQIEEHHQVRRDAGMFDVSHMTVVDLRGARVREFLRRLVANSVDKLKKPGKALYTCMLNPQGGVVDDLIVYYMSEDFFRLVVNAATRDKDLAWIAAQATAFDVEVVERPEFGMIAVQGPTARDRVIGLLREEDRGRVGKLTRFAAAEAKTETGVDLFVARTGYTGEDGFEVIVPEADAVAFWNALLEAGVKPAGLGARDTLRLEAGMNLYGQDMDDGVSPYEAALGWTVALDGDRDFVGRDVLEQQKASGAPRQMIGLVMDEKGVLRHGQKVLTPHGEGEILSGTFSPTLGKAIAFARVPAGEIAAGVEGGVRVDIRGREVPVRVVKFPFVRDGQPQDGVLA, encoded by the coding sequence ATGATCCAGAAGACCATCCTCAACGACACCCACCGCGCCCTCGGCGCCAAGATGGTCGACTTCGGCGGCTGGGACATGCCGATCCATTACGGCTCGCAGATCGAGGAGCATCACCAGGTCCGCCGTGATGCCGGCATGTTCGACGTCAGCCACATGACCGTGGTCGACCTGCGCGGCGCCAGGGTGCGCGAGTTCCTGCGCCGGCTGGTCGCCAATTCGGTCGACAAGCTCAAGAAGCCGGGCAAGGCGCTCTATACCTGCATGCTGAACCCGCAGGGTGGGGTGGTCGACGATCTGATCGTCTATTACATGTCGGAGGATTTCTTCCGCCTGGTCGTCAACGCCGCGACCCGCGACAAGGACCTGGCCTGGATCGCCGCACAAGCGACGGCATTCGATGTCGAAGTCGTCGAGCGCCCCGAATTCGGCATGATCGCCGTACAGGGCCCGACCGCCCGCGACAGGGTGATCGGCCTGTTGCGCGAAGAGGATCGTGGGCGCGTTGGCAAACTCACCCGTTTCGCTGCCGCCGAAGCGAAGACCGAGACCGGCGTGGACCTGTTCGTCGCCCGCACCGGCTACACCGGCGAGGATGGCTTCGAGGTGATCGTGCCCGAGGCCGACGCCGTGGCGTTCTGGAACGCACTGCTTGAGGCGGGCGTGAAGCCGGCTGGCCTTGGGGCTCGCGACACCCTGCGCCTGGAGGCCGGGATGAACCTGTACGGCCAGGACATGGATGACGGAGTGAGCCCGTACGAAGCCGCACTCGGCTGGACCGTCGCCCTCGACGGCGACCGCGACTTCGTCGGCCGCGACGTGCTCGAACAACAGAAGGCCAGCGGCGCACCGCGGCAGATGATCGGCCTGGTGATGGACGAGAAGGGCGTGCTGCGCCACGGTCAGAAGGTACTGACCCCGCATGGCGAGGGCGAGATCCTGTCGGGCACTTTTTCGCCGACGCTGGGCAAGGCGATCGCCTTCGCCCGTGTGCCGGCCGGTGAGATCGCCGCCGGCGTCGAAGGCGGGGTGCGCGTCGACATCCGCGGTCGAGAAGTGCCGGTGCGGGTGGTGAAGTTCCCGTTCGTGAGGGACGGTCAGCCCCAGGACGGCGTCCTGGCCTGA
- the gcvH gene encoding glycine cleavage system protein GcvH, which translates to MSEIPGDLKFMKSHEWARVEGDGKVTVGISDHAQGLLGDLVYVELPNVGDRVEAGTACAVVESVKAASDVYAPVSGTVVETNAALADKPETINEDAYGEGWLFTVEIEEAEQLNELLGPDDYAELLEDDDH; encoded by the coding sequence ATGAGTGAAATCCCCGGCGATCTGAAGTTCATGAAGTCCCACGAGTGGGCCCGCGTCGAAGGCGACGGCAAGGTCACCGTCGGCATTTCCGATCACGCCCAGGGCCTGCTCGGCGACCTGGTCTATGTCGAGCTGCCGAATGTCGGCGACCGCGTAGAAGCCGGTACGGCCTGCGCAGTGGTCGAGTCGGTGAAGGCGGCCTCCGACGTCTACGCGCCGGTCAGCGGCACCGTGGTCGAGACCAATGCCGCACTGGCCGACAAGCCGGAGACCATCAACGAGGATGCCTACGGCGAAGGTTGGTTGTTCACGGTCGAGATCGAAGAGGCGGAACAGTTGAACGAGCTGCTCGGCCCGGATGACTACGCCGAACTGCTCGAAGACGACGATCACTGA